Proteins co-encoded in one Acidovorax sp. 69 genomic window:
- a CDS encoding NYN domain-containing protein, with protein sequence MASPSDSISMALFCDFENVALGVRDAQYEKFDIKPILERLLLKGSIVVKKAYCDWERYKGFKATMHEANFELIEIPHVRQSGKNSADIRLVVDALDLCYTKSHVNTFVIISGDSDFSPLVSKLRENNKQVIGVGVKQSTSDLLIANCDEFIFYDDLVRENQRAQARRQNPGSNPPPAVRRSPEEERSRKETQDERRTQGVELAVETFEALLAERGDTGKIWASVLKEAIKRRKPDFSEGRYGFRTFGNLLEEAQARGLLEFGRDEKSGAYVYRSHGQPSATAAPARPDGGGERASQGGAMRHDFHAVATAPDLRSDSGEGQGPAGRTRGRRSEAADRAEVRPTARNESRNDAHHEPQDLEPTDAPSERPASRYFSQPVAPEAGSLEPVFGGDVEQDGRSEALEGSEASAEQMPLENDGAEANTAPRRSGARRGNGARPAPSSTKAAATPRARGARAVADAVDTGDAAGAPLPATAPPELSPPGAEGAAPANAPAARPRSRARRPAAE encoded by the coding sequence ATGGCATCCCCCTCCGACAGCATCAGCATGGCCCTGTTTTGCGACTTTGAAAACGTCGCCCTGGGCGTGCGCGATGCGCAATACGAAAAGTTCGACATCAAGCCCATCCTGGAGCGCCTGCTGCTCAAGGGCTCCATCGTGGTCAAAAAAGCCTATTGCGACTGGGAGCGCTACAAGGGCTTCAAGGCCACCATGCACGAGGCGAATTTCGAGCTCATCGAAATCCCCCATGTGCGCCAATCGGGCAAGAATTCGGCCGACATCCGCCTGGTGGTGGATGCGCTGGACCTTTGCTACACCAAGTCGCACGTCAACACCTTCGTCATCATCAGCGGTGATTCGGATTTTTCGCCGCTCGTGTCCAAGCTGCGCGAGAACAACAAGCAGGTGATCGGCGTGGGCGTGAAGCAGTCCACCTCCGACCTGCTGATCGCCAACTGCGACGAGTTCATCTTTTATGACGATCTGGTGCGCGAAAACCAGCGCGCCCAGGCCCGCCGCCAGAACCCTGGCAGCAACCCGCCACCGGCTGTCCGCCGCAGCCCCGAAGAAGAGCGCAGCCGCAAGGAAACCCAGGACGAGCGCCGCACGCAGGGTGTGGAACTGGCGGTGGAAACCTTTGAGGCCCTGCTGGCCGAGCGCGGCGACACCGGCAAGATCTGGGCCTCGGTGCTCAAGGAGGCCATCAAGCGCCGCAAGCCTGATTTCAGCGAAGGCCGCTACGGTTTTCGCACCTTCGGCAACTTGCTGGAAGAAGCGCAGGCGCGCGGGCTGCTGGAGTTTGGGCGCGATGAAAAATCAGGGGCGTATGTGTACCGCAGCCATGGCCAGCCCAGCGCAACAGCGGCGCCCGCACGGCCCGATGGGGGCGGCGAGCGCGCCAGCCAGGGCGGGGCCATGCGGCACGACTTCCATGCGGTGGCGACGGCGCCGGACCTGCGTTCCGACAGTGGCGAAGGGCAGGGCCCCGCGGGGCGGACCCGAGGGCGCCGCAGCGAGGCCGCAGACCGCGCAGAGGTGCGCCCCACCGCGCGCAACGAGTCCCGCAACGACGCGCACCATGAGCCACAGGATTTGGAGCCGACCGATGCTCCGTCGGAGCGCCCGGCCAGCCGCTATTTCAGCCAGCCCGTGGCCCCCGAGGCCGGGTCCTTGGAGCCCGTGTTCGGTGGAGACGTTGAGCAGGATGGGCGCTCGGAGGCGCTGGAAGGCTCCGAGGCTTCGGCAGAGCAGATGCCTCTTGAGAACGATGGGGCCGAGGCCAACACCGCCCCTCGCCGCAGCGGCGCGCGCAGGGGGAATGGTGCCAGGCCGGCACCCAGCTCTACCAAGGCGGCTGCCACGCCCCGTGCGCGCGGGGCACGTGCCGTGGCGGATGCAGTCGATACGGGCGATGCCGCTGGTGCGCCACTGCCTGCAACGGCCCCGCCAGAGCTATCTCCCCCCGGTGCGGAGGGCGCAGCGCCCGCCAATGCGCCGGCTGCACGCCCGCGCAGCCGGGCCCGCAGACCGGCTGCCGAGTAA
- a CDS encoding HAD family hydrolase — MLPLSHWNSAARSTITGIFTDIDDTLTSEGAIMPDALRALADLKAAGLVVIPITGRPIGWCEPFMAASPGAAWPVDAMVAENGAVAFVPGPGHSPLQPLTKLYQQDTATRRANQARMRDIAALVAAKVPGVDLSRDSAGRETDIAFDYAEFARHTPDTVQKVLAVLQQAGMQTTVSSIHIHGCFGDFNKWQGANWIVRELLGRDLAQELDRWVFVGDSGNDQAMFEHFTHSVGVANIARFVPQLQHLPRYVTQGERGAGFAEVARAILADR, encoded by the coding sequence ATGCTGCCCCTGTCTCACTGGAATTCGGCCGCCCGCTCCACTATCACGGGAATATTCACCGACATCGACGACACCCTGACCTCCGAAGGCGCCATCATGCCCGACGCGCTGCGGGCGCTGGCCGACCTGAAGGCGGCGGGCCTGGTGGTCATTCCCATCACCGGGCGGCCGATTGGCTGGTGCGAGCCCTTCATGGCTGCAAGCCCGGGTGCTGCGTGGCCCGTTGACGCGATGGTGGCAGAAAACGGTGCCGTGGCGTTTGTGCCCGGCCCCGGCCACAGCCCTTTGCAACCGCTGACCAAGCTCTACCAGCAAGACACCGCAACCCGCAGAGCCAACCAGGCCCGCATGCGCGACATCGCCGCCTTGGTGGCGGCCAAGGTGCCAGGCGTGGACCTGAGCCGCGACAGTGCCGGGCGAGAGACGGACATCGCCTTCGATTACGCCGAGTTCGCCAGACACACGCCCGACACCGTGCAGAAGGTGCTGGCCGTGCTGCAGCAGGCGGGCATGCAGACCACCGTGAGCAGCATCCACATCCACGGCTGCTTTGGCGATTTCAACAAATGGCAGGGTGCGAACTGGATCGTGCGCGAGCTGCTGGGCCGCGACCTGGCGCAGGAGCTGGACCGCTGGGTGTTTGTGGGCGATTCGGGCAACGACCAGGCAATGTTCGAGCACTTCACCCACAGCGTGGGCGTGGCCAACATCGCGCGCTTTGTGCCGCAATTGCAGCACCTGCCGCGCTATGTGACCCAGGGCGAGCGCGGTGCGGGGTTTGCCGAGGTGGCGCGCGCCATTCTGGCAGACCGTTAG
- a CDS encoding peptide chain release factor 3, with protein MSYASETRRRRTFAIISHPDAGKTTLTEKLLLFSGAIQIAGAVKGRKASRHATSDWMEIEKQRGISVASSVMQMEYRDHVVNLLDTPGHKDFSEDTYRVLTAVDSALMVIDAANGVEAQTRRLIEVCRQRDTPIITFVNKMDREVRDPLDILDEVERELGMPCCPITWPVGQGKSFGGIINLRTQSMTVFTPGSDRGPKDFEVVPLTDSDRLRKRFGQSFDDALESMELAVGASAAWDHEEFLAGKLTPVFFGSGVNNFGVMEVLDAVVDMSPPPGPRISTLQVNKQPVVKTIQPEDEGFSGVVFKVQANMDANHRDRIAFVRVASGKYMPGMKLKVQRTAKELRPTSVVTFMSQRREAVEEAYAGDIIGFTTHGGVQLGDTITDGASLQFTGLPFFAPEMFMTVVLKNPLRTKQLQQGLAQLGEEGAIQVFKPDAGGNMLLGAVGQLQFEVVQHRLKAEYDADIRLEGCQYTGARWITADNAADLRAFTDAYPLRLAHDAADTLAYLCTSPYDVRLAQERFPKIHFHPLREHAGLALQASA; from the coding sequence GTGTCCTACGCCTCAGAAACCCGGCGCCGCCGCACCTTTGCCATCATTTCCCACCCCGACGCCGGTAAAACGACGCTGACGGAAAAACTGCTGCTGTTCTCGGGCGCTATCCAGATCGCTGGCGCCGTCAAGGGCCGCAAAGCAAGCCGCCATGCTACGTCCGACTGGATGGAGATCGAGAAGCAGCGTGGCATCTCGGTGGCCTCCAGCGTGATGCAGATGGAATACCGCGACCATGTGGTCAACCTGTTGGATACCCCTGGCCACAAGGACTTCAGCGAAGACACCTACCGCGTGCTGACCGCGGTGGACTCGGCACTCATGGTGATCGACGCGGCCAACGGCGTAGAAGCGCAAACCCGCCGCCTGATCGAGGTCTGCCGCCAGCGTGACACGCCCATCATCACCTTCGTCAACAAGATGGACCGCGAGGTGCGCGACCCGCTGGACATCCTCGATGAGGTGGAGCGCGAGCTGGGCATGCCCTGCTGCCCCATCACCTGGCCCGTGGGCCAGGGCAAAAGCTTCGGCGGAATCATCAACCTGCGCACGCAGAGCATGACGGTGTTCACCCCCGGCAGCGATCGGGGCCCCAAAGACTTTGAGGTGGTGCCGCTGACCGATTCAGACCGACTGCGCAAGCGCTTCGGCCAAAGCTTTGACGATGCGCTGGAGAGCATGGAACTGGCCGTTGGCGCATCTGCCGCGTGGGATCACGAAGAATTTTTGGCAGGCAAGCTCACTCCCGTGTTCTTTGGCTCCGGTGTGAACAACTTCGGTGTGATGGAAGTGCTGGACGCTGTGGTGGACATGTCGCCCCCGCCAGGCCCCCGCATCAGCACGCTGCAGGTGAACAAGCAGCCCGTGGTCAAGACCATCCAGCCTGAAGACGAGGGCTTTTCGGGCGTCGTGTTCAAGGTGCAGGCCAACATGGACGCCAACCACCGCGACCGCATCGCCTTCGTGCGCGTGGCCTCGGGCAAATACATGCCCGGCATGAAGCTCAAAGTGCAGCGCACCGCCAAGGAACTGCGCCCCACCAGCGTGGTCACCTTCATGTCCCAGCGTCGCGAGGCGGTAGAAGAAGCCTACGCGGGTGACATCATCGGCTTCACCACCCACGGCGGCGTGCAGTTGGGTGACACCATTACCGACGGCGCCAGTTTGCAATTCACGGGCCTGCCGTTCTTTGCCCCCGAGATGTTCATGACCGTGGTGCTCAAGAACCCGCTGCGCACAAAGCAGCTCCAGCAAGGGCTGGCCCAGCTGGGCGAAGAGGGCGCGATCCAGGTCTTCAAGCCCGACGCTGGCGGCAACATGCTGCTGGGCGCCGTGGGCCAGTTGCAGTTCGAAGTGGTGCAGCACCGCCTGAAGGCCGAGTACGACGCCGACATCCGCCTGGAAGGCTGCCAGTACACCGGCGCACGCTGGATCACTGCGGACAACGCGGCCGACTTGCGTGCGTTCACGGATGCGTACCCACTGCGCCTGGCGCACGACGCGGCGGACACCTTGGCGTATTTGTGCACGTCGCCGTATGACGTGCGGCTGGCGCAGGAGCGGTTTCCCAAGATCCACTTCCATCCGCTGCGGGAGCATGCGGGGTTGGCGTTGCAGGCCAGCGCATGA
- a CDS encoding EamA family transporter, translating to MPNVTIALTLLCVLSISVGQILFKKAAGAFSAQLTWQAFVFNGWLIASLALYGLTTLGWVWILRNVPLHLAYPFMGLAFFIVPTLAWIFLGEPLHWRTLAGGALIMAGVALASTS from the coding sequence ATGCCTAACGTCACCATAGCGCTCACGCTGCTCTGCGTGCTGTCAATCAGCGTTGGGCAAATCCTGTTCAAGAAAGCGGCCGGAGCGTTCTCAGCACAGTTGACATGGCAGGCGTTTGTCTTCAATGGCTGGCTCATCGCGTCGCTGGCTCTATACGGCCTCACAACGCTGGGCTGGGTATGGATTCTGCGCAATGTGCCCCTGCATCTTGCCTACCCCTTCATGGGCCTGGCATTCTTCATCGTCCCAACGCTGGCCTGGATATTCCTTGGCGAGCCTCTGCATTGGCGCACGCTGGCTGGCGGTGCGCTGATCATGGCAGGCGTGGCGTTGGCATCCACCAGCTAA
- a CDS encoding acyltransferase has product MSAPSSVQAHTRVPSPATHPGNNFDAIRIVAATMVLYSHHFALTGQMEPSFFGIYSLGGLAVTIFFILSGYLVNASWQRDPNLWRFGLRRFLRIWPALTVAVVLTAYVLGAWVTQLPLKEYLTHRATANYLQALGMKIHFVLPGVFENNPYRLGVNGSLWTIPIEVRCYIALGLAGLIGLLKYRPVLLLSIAVLIGWFLARSNPDVTGTVHHGRELSAFFLTGAALYTLEPYWRRRPVLWGGAIALATAAVWMGGWRHSALLLGLPFFIIYAGTQTTAYIRRAGRWGDPSYGIYLFAFPIQQSVIQYGWPQLGFAGTLFISLAVTVALAYASWHLVEKQALRFKPSSSEAWFGASAVRAVKTRFLALSELQYFAIVLGFIGVVYAAWLVASWPGILGQDSLAIMLEVDTDRVHQANKPAFWYLYALLTYGATGRVEVPIALQMLICAAVCARILAWMLARRMWKSFAYCLIFVALAPSVVYYSSSFYSDGIYAIALSGMMFEVWRSIRNRSVDLPSLLIFFVTIPFAIFGRPNGLLNLIPLAALTWVLSKPHRIRVSLVIVPWLIVGFGSQFIYKYKNPIGSVFPLALYETVGFLEHRPMGLWEHNQPRVTAKTVDALTSTGQSLDKIREFHDHYYWDPLIFFPMGPALMSLSDQSKRTILKEFFKYNLWHNFPAFMASRVNIFLYAAMANGGIPGPPRPARYCRSPNPYPVSSP; this is encoded by the coding sequence ATGAGCGCCCCGAGTTCCGTGCAGGCCCACACAAGGGTGCCATCCCCAGCCACCCACCCGGGTAACAACTTCGACGCGATCCGCATCGTGGCCGCGACGATGGTGCTGTACAGCCACCACTTCGCGCTCACGGGCCAGATGGAGCCGTCTTTCTTCGGCATCTACAGCCTGGGCGGGCTGGCAGTCACCATCTTCTTCATACTAAGCGGGTATCTAGTGAATGCCAGTTGGCAGAGGGATCCGAACCTCTGGCGGTTCGGGCTTCGGCGTTTTTTGCGCATCTGGCCTGCCCTCACCGTCGCAGTGGTATTGACCGCCTATGTCTTGGGCGCCTGGGTCACGCAACTTCCGCTGAAGGAGTACCTGACACACCGCGCAACGGCTAACTACCTGCAGGCGCTGGGGATGAAGATCCATTTCGTGCTGCCCGGGGTGTTTGAGAACAACCCCTATCGCCTCGGCGTGAATGGGTCGCTGTGGACCATTCCCATCGAAGTACGCTGCTACATTGCACTGGGCTTGGCGGGTTTGATTGGTCTGCTCAAGTACCGGCCCGTACTGCTTTTGAGCATTGCGGTTCTGATCGGATGGTTTCTCGCCCGCAGCAATCCCGACGTGACCGGCACGGTTCACCACGGCCGCGAACTGAGCGCGTTCTTTCTGACCGGCGCCGCGCTCTACACCTTGGAGCCGTACTGGCGCCGTCGGCCAGTGCTGTGGGGCGGAGCCATCGCTCTTGCAACCGCCGCAGTGTGGATGGGGGGCTGGCGGCATAGCGCGTTGCTGCTGGGGCTACCGTTTTTCATCATTTATGCCGGAACGCAAACCACGGCATACATCCGGCGCGCTGGCCGGTGGGGAGATCCTTCCTATGGCATTTATCTGTTCGCATTTCCCATCCAGCAAAGCGTCATTCAGTATGGCTGGCCCCAGCTGGGATTCGCAGGGACGCTCTTCATATCGCTGGCCGTAACCGTGGCGCTTGCCTACGCCAGCTGGCATCTGGTGGAAAAGCAAGCTTTGAGATTCAAACCGTCATCCTCGGAGGCGTGGTTTGGCGCGTCTGCCGTACGCGCCGTCAAAACCCGCTTTCTGGCGCTGAGCGAACTGCAGTACTTCGCCATCGTCTTGGGGTTCATTGGCGTCGTGTATGCGGCCTGGCTCGTCGCCTCCTGGCCCGGAATTCTGGGGCAAGACAGTCTTGCCATCATGCTGGAGGTCGACACCGATCGCGTGCACCAAGCCAACAAGCCAGCATTCTGGTATCTCTATGCGCTGCTCACCTACGGCGCAACAGGGCGGGTCGAGGTTCCGATCGCTTTGCAGATGCTGATTTGTGCAGCAGTGTGCGCGCGCATCCTGGCCTGGATGCTGGCGCGCCGCATGTGGAAGAGCTTTGCCTACTGCCTAATCTTTGTCGCACTGGCGCCCAGCGTCGTGTATTACTCCAGCAGCTTCTACTCGGACGGTATCTATGCGATTGCGCTCAGCGGCATGATGTTCGAAGTGTGGCGGAGTATCCGCAACCGCAGCGTTGACCTACCGTCGTTGCTGATTTTCTTCGTCACCATACCGTTTGCGATCTTCGGACGGCCCAACGGCCTGTTGAATCTAATACCGCTTGCGGCATTGACTTGGGTACTGTCCAAGCCCCACAGAATCCGCGTGAGCTTGGTCATCGTCCCTTGGCTTATCGTAGGCTTTGGCAGCCAGTTCATCTACAAGTACAAGAACCCTATCGGTTCGGTATTCCCGCTCGCACTGTATGAAACGGTGGGTTTCCTCGAGCACCGGCCTATGGGACTGTGGGAACACAACCAACCGCGCGTCACAGCCAAAACGGTCGATGCGCTAACCTCTACGGGCCAATCGCTGGACAAGATCCGCGAGTTCCACGACCACTACTACTGGGACCCATTGATCTTCTTTCCAATGGGCCCCGCTCTTATGTCGCTTTCAGACCAATCCAAAAGAACCATCCTCAAGGAGTTCTTCAAATACAACCTGTGGCACAACTTCCCCGCCTTCATGGCCAGCCGTGTCAATATCTTCCTGTACGCGGCGATGGCCAATGGCGGCATCCCCGGCCCCCCGAGACCAGCAAGATACTGCCGTTCACCAAATCCATATCCAGTGTCCAGCCCTTGA
- a CDS encoding glycosyltransferase family 2 protein, protein MRIAVAIPCYKVLQHVLGVISAIGPEVKVIYAVDDACPDGSGRFIEEHNSDPRVRVLYNLENRGVGGAVVTAYEAAIVDGMDIVVKIDGDGQMNPALLPLFVRPIIRRQADYTKGNRFYRPESLRGMPSVRLFGNAVLSLMTKFSCGYWSSMDPTNGYTAIHTAVLRQLPLAKLERRYFFETDMLYHLNTIRAVVHDVPMDSVYASEESNLKISKILPEFLHKHISRLIKRYVYLYLLRDFNIGSLYSVLGALLCLIGITFGGFHWLHGMATGLPASSGTVMFAALPLIIGIQFLIAFLHYDVSNVPREALSPELSDED, encoded by the coding sequence ATGCGCATTGCTGTCGCCATCCCCTGCTACAAGGTATTGCAGCATGTCCTCGGGGTCATCTCCGCCATTGGGCCCGAAGTGAAAGTCATCTACGCTGTAGACGACGCTTGCCCTGACGGCAGCGGCCGCTTTATTGAAGAGCACAACTCGGATCCTCGCGTCCGCGTACTTTACAACCTCGAGAACCGGGGCGTAGGCGGGGCCGTAGTAACGGCCTACGAAGCCGCTATCGTCGATGGGATGGACATCGTAGTCAAGATTGACGGTGATGGACAAATGAACCCAGCACTGCTCCCGCTGTTCGTACGACCCATCATACGCAGGCAAGCCGACTACACAAAGGGCAATCGCTTCTATCGGCCCGAATCCCTGCGCGGCATGCCTTCAGTGCGGCTGTTTGGCAACGCGGTGCTATCTCTGATGACCAAGTTCAGTTGCGGCTATTGGTCTTCAATGGATCCGACCAATGGCTACACCGCTATTCATACCGCGGTGTTACGCCAACTACCGCTTGCGAAACTGGAGCGTCGGTATTTTTTTGAAACAGATATGCTCTACCACTTGAATACCATTCGAGCGGTCGTACACGACGTTCCCATGGATTCAGTCTATGCATCCGAAGAGTCGAATCTAAAAATCTCCAAGATACTGCCTGAATTTTTGCACAAGCATATTTCTCGGCTGATCAAGCGCTACGTGTACCTGTATCTACTGCGGGATTTCAATATCGGTAGTCTGTACAGCGTGCTAGGCGCGTTGTTGTGCCTAATAGGCATCACCTTCGGTGGCTTTCATTGGCTCCACGGCATGGCCACCGGACTTCCTGCTTCTAGCGGAACGGTGATGTTCGCCGCGCTGCCACTCATTATCGGCATTCAGTTTTTGATTGCCTTTTTGCACTATGACGTAAGCAACGTACCGCGCGAGGCTCTCAGTCCAGAGTTATCCGATGAGGACTAA
- a CDS encoding tripartite tricarboxylate transporter substrate binding protein — translation MQRRQIIQWGAASLAAPAFAAQAQSFPSKPIKLVIAFPAGGPTDITMRSLADNASKILGQPVIVENKPGAGGTLPAQQLQSTAADGYTVAQIPLGVFRLPYTTKINWDPVKDISYVLNVTGYAFGLVVPADSPLKTWTHFVAWAKANPGKLSYGSTGTMTSPHLTMELIAQQLGLELLHVPYKGSADLMQSILGGQIMAAADSTGFAPQVEAGKLRVLNTWGAERLAKFPDAPTLKELGLNLVQNSPFGIGAPKGTPDAVVKRLHDAFKQAMEQESYRTALGRYDMVPMYMSTAAYKKFAQETFTREKALVEKLGLAKPA, via the coding sequence ATGCAACGTCGCCAGATCATCCAATGGGGAGCCGCCAGCCTCGCCGCCCCCGCATTTGCGGCGCAGGCCCAGAGCTTTCCCAGCAAACCCATCAAGCTGGTGATCGCCTTCCCGGCAGGCGGCCCCACCGATATCACCATGCGTTCGCTGGCTGACAATGCCAGCAAGATCCTGGGCCAGCCCGTGATCGTGGAGAACAAGCCCGGAGCGGGTGGCACGCTGCCTGCACAGCAGCTGCAAAGCACGGCGGCCGACGGCTACACCGTGGCGCAGATTCCGCTGGGCGTGTTCCGACTGCCCTACACCACCAAGATCAACTGGGACCCGGTCAAGGACATCAGCTACGTGCTCAATGTCACCGGCTACGCATTTGGCCTGGTGGTGCCGGCCGACTCGCCGCTCAAGACCTGGACGCACTTCGTGGCCTGGGCCAAGGCCAACCCCGGCAAGCTGAGCTACGGCTCCACGGGCACCATGACCAGCCCGCACCTGACCATGGAGTTGATCGCGCAGCAACTGGGGCTGGAGTTGCTGCACGTGCCCTACAAGGGCAGCGCCGACCTGATGCAGTCCATCCTGGGCGGGCAGATCATGGCGGCGGCCGACTCCACAGGCTTTGCCCCGCAGGTCGAGGCTGGCAAGCTGCGCGTGCTCAACACCTGGGGCGCCGAGCGCCTGGCCAAGTTCCCGGATGCACCCACGCTCAAGGAGCTGGGCCTGAACCTGGTGCAAAACTCGCCCTTTGGCATCGGCGCGCCCAAGGGCACGCCCGATGCGGTCGTCAAGCGCCTGCACGATGCCTTCAAGCAGGCCATGGAGCAAGAGAGCTACCGCACGGCCCTGGGGCGCTACGACATGGTGCCGATGTACATGAGCACCGCCGCGTACAAGAAGTTTGCCCAGGAAACCTTCACGCGTGAAAAAGCGCTGGTGGAGAAGCTGGGCCTTGCCAAGCCCGCGTGA
- a CDS encoding acyltransferase, producing MGFSGVDIFFTLSGFVVYRSALRTIPACGIKSFAMKRLRRIYMGYWPVLLLIALTTVWVYQEGLPPLQKIIFSTLLLYPNIWDNWLPPAWSLTMEIYFYLWIIPIAVVPPRYRIKAIVLIMLVLAAWGIAWVTIDPQRVFEGNQPLRYGLTGLGLEFLAGALVAHAYDRRAPIFRTHQTTIPLCVLLIASGFAVGSMSPFFDRVEVMRAASFGVVGLATLVIALCLEQTRFSPPTWLVAVGDASYSLYLLHTFLLDASGRMRMSLGISEPQSLLFFLLGLPVAIVVISMLWFRCIERPLLQAAR from the coding sequence CTGGGGTTCTCAGGGGTAGACATTTTTTTCACACTCAGCGGCTTCGTGGTCTACCGCTCGGCACTGCGCACCATTCCTGCGTGCGGCATAAAATCTTTCGCGATGAAGCGGTTGCGACGTATCTATATGGGTTATTGGCCCGTCCTGCTGCTCATCGCATTGACGACGGTTTGGGTATACCAGGAAGGCCTGCCACCACTGCAGAAGATAATTTTCAGCACACTGCTGCTGTACCCCAACATTTGGGACAACTGGCTGCCTCCAGCATGGTCGCTGACGATGGAAATCTACTTCTACCTGTGGATCATTCCCATTGCAGTCGTTCCGCCGCGATATCGGATCAAAGCCATCGTCTTGATAATGCTGGTACTTGCGGCCTGGGGCATCGCATGGGTCACCATCGACCCGCAACGTGTGTTTGAAGGCAACCAACCGCTACGGTATGGGCTCACCGGACTGGGGCTGGAGTTCCTGGCAGGAGCACTGGTCGCCCACGCCTATGACAGACGCGCTCCAATCTTTCGAACACATCAAACCACCATCCCGCTGTGCGTCCTGCTGATAGCCTCGGGCTTTGCGGTAGGTTCCATGTCGCCGTTTTTTGATCGTGTCGAAGTCATGCGGGCGGCGAGCTTCGGGGTGGTGGGCCTTGCCACTCTAGTCATTGCCCTGTGCCTTGAGCAAACCAGGTTTTCACCGCCCACCTGGCTGGTCGCGGTGGGCGATGCTTCCTACAGCTTGTATCTGCTTCACACCTTCCTGCTCGATGCCAGCGGTCGAATGCGCATGTCCCTTGGTATTTCGGAACCGCAATCATTGCTCTTCTTCCTGCTCGGTCTTCCCGTTGCAATTGTTGTCATCAGCATGCTGTGGTTCCGCTGCATCGAGAGGCCCCTCCTGCAAGCTGCGCGCTGA
- the ctlX gene encoding citrulline utilization hydrolase CtlX has protein sequence MPASVQAPNAVVMVRPHHFHPNPETAGDNAFQARTAPHAADGIARRAFGEVTAVAASLQDAGVRVHLFDDTGERNTPDAVFPNNWFSTHAGGHIAIYPMYAANRRRERRSDVIELLKAEYRVQDVIDYSGLEADGMFLEGTGAMVLDHIGRIAYTAQSNRADPVALERFCTHFNYEPMVFATADKEGQPCYHTNVMLCIGTAFALGGFHMITDPARRAAVCERLRETGREVIALSPHQIEEFAGNALELSGTQGRVLALSARAAASLTPPQRATIERSARLLPLAVPTIELAGGSVRCMLAGVHLARRGAGV, from the coding sequence ATGCCTGCTTCAGTCCAAGCCCCCAACGCCGTTGTGATGGTGCGCCCCCACCACTTTCACCCCAACCCCGAAACCGCAGGCGACAACGCCTTTCAGGCGCGCACTGCCCCACATGCCGCCGACGGCATCGCGCGCCGAGCCTTTGGCGAAGTCACCGCGGTGGCGGCGAGCCTGCAGGACGCGGGGGTGCGGGTGCACCTGTTTGACGACACCGGAGAGCGCAACACGCCCGATGCCGTGTTCCCCAACAACTGGTTCTCCACCCATGCAGGCGGCCACATCGCGATCTACCCCATGTACGCCGCCAACCGCCGACGCGAACGGCGCAGCGATGTCATCGAGTTGCTCAAGGCCGAATACCGTGTGCAGGACGTGATCGACTACTCAGGCCTGGAGGCCGATGGCATGTTTCTGGAAGGCACGGGCGCCATGGTGCTGGACCACATCGGCCGCATTGCGTATACCGCGCAATCGAACCGCGCTGATCCCGTGGCCCTGGAGCGCTTTTGCACGCACTTCAACTACGAGCCGATGGTCTTTGCCACGGCGGACAAGGAGGGCCAGCCCTGCTACCACACCAACGTGATGCTCTGCATCGGCACCGCGTTTGCGCTGGGAGGCTTTCACATGATCACCGACCCTGCGCGCCGTGCTGCGGTGTGCGAGCGCCTTCGCGAGACAGGCCGCGAGGTCATCGCCCTGAGCCCCCACCAGATCGAAGAATTTGCGGGCAACGCGCTGGAGCTTTCGGGCACACAGGGCCGGGTACTGGCCCTGTCGGCGCGCGCTGCCGCCAGCCTCACACCGCCGCAGCGGGCCACCATTGAACGCAGCGCGCGCCTGCTGCCCCTGGCGGTGCCGACCATCGAGCTGGCGGGCGGATCGGTGCGCTGCATGCTGGCGGGGGTGCACTTGGCCCGGCGTGGCGCGGGGGTGTGA
- a CDS encoding Lrp/AsnC family transcriptional regulator: MTKLDDTDREIISILRADARTPVATLAQKLRVSRGTVQNRLHKMEESGVITGYTVRLRPDSEPQRIRAWMSIAVDGNAAPAVIHALRGEPTVGTLHTTNGRWDIVAEVRAESLEAFDAALGRIRLTPGIANTETSILLSTYKA, translated from the coding sequence ATGACCAAACTCGACGACACCGACCGCGAAATCATCAGCATCCTGCGCGCCGATGCGCGCACGCCCGTGGCCACGCTGGCGCAGAAGCTGCGCGTGTCGCGCGGCACCGTGCAAAACCGCCTGCACAAGATGGAAGAGAGCGGCGTCATCACTGGCTACACCGTGCGCCTGCGACCCGACTCGGAGCCCCAGCGCATCCGTGCGTGGATGAGCATTGCGGTCGACGGCAATGCCGCCCCCGCCGTCATCCACGCACTGCGCGGCGAGCCCACCGTGGGCACACTGCACACCACCAACGGCCGCTGGGACATCGTGGCCGAGGTCCGTGCCGAGAGCCTGGAGGCCTTCGATGCCGCTCTGGGCCGCATCCGCCTCACGCCGGGCATTGCCAACACCGAAACCAGCATCCTGTTGTCAACCTACAAAGCCTGA